A genomic window from Winogradskyella sp. J14-2 includes:
- a CDS encoding TolB family protein, whose translation MKTKFTLLITLLSFTLVFSQSEDIEVKKLKINTDLDHFAARVVGDKVFFSHNLTTKRGKPIKDKYDGFIYIMYEAPLSDDGEIENEKPIVKTELGRFNMSSATFSKDGKYMYFTTNQIDKGTNKLKGVETYNLQIQRAEYEEGKGWTNFETLPFCDPDYNYAHPALSPDDNTLYFIADVKGNKGKSDLYKVSVSNHQTYGDVTSMGETINSSRTEIFPFISADNKLYFTSDRRGGNGGLDIYVYDLDSEDAEQEPKPLEAPINSRGDDFSFFLNDDLTTGYISSRRSRGEGGDDLYYFSGYK comes from the coding sequence ATGAAAACCAAATTTACCCTACTAATTACTCTATTGAGTTTTACTCTCGTATTTTCGCAAAGTGAAGATATTGAGGTGAAAAAACTGAAAATCAACACAGATTTAGACCATTTTGCGGCTCGTGTAGTTGGCGATAAAGTATTTTTTAGTCATAACCTTACTACAAAACGAGGTAAGCCTATTAAAGATAAGTACGATGGTTTTATTTACATTATGTATGAAGCACCATTAAGTGACGATGGTGAAATTGAAAATGAAAAACCAATTGTTAAAACAGAATTGGGACGTTTTAATATGTCTTCTGCAACATTTTCAAAAGATGGTAAATACATGTACTTTACTACCAATCAAATTGATAAAGGTACTAACAAACTAAAAGGTGTAGAAACATATAATTTACAAATTCAGCGTGCAGAATATGAAGAGGGTAAAGGTTGGACAAATTTTGAAACTCTACCATTTTGTGATCCAGATTATAACTATGCGCATCCGGCTTTGAGTCCAGATGACAATACACTTTATTTTATTGCTGACGTCAAGGGCAATAAAGGAAAATCAGATTTGTACAAAGTTTCAGTTTCTAATCACCAAACGTATGGTGACGTGACAAGTATGGGAGAAACCATTAACTCTTCGCGCACAGAAATCTTTCCTTTTATTAGTGCAGATAACAAGTTATATTTTACTTCCGATAGGAGGGGAGGAAATGGAGGCCTAGACATTTATGTTTATGATTTAGATTCAGAAGATGCTGAGCAAGAACCAAAACCTTTAGAAGCACCTATAAATAGTAGGGGTGACGATTTTTCATTTTTCTTAAATGATGACTTAACTACTGGTTATATCTCTTCTAGAAGATCTAGGGGTGAAGGTGGTGACGATCTTTATTATTTTTCAGGTTATAAATAA
- a CDS encoding lysoplasmalogenase family protein, with the protein MQKFLSFKLINYLTLIIVVILVNVVLKYGGVSVYYRYVVKSLVPILILHYFFKSIQNYKREKATLIVLGILLFFIGDLFFLDRYSTLSFNVAIVLLVFAKICFIVCFLNYEDFKFKRLLPFLIFCSAYMLFILTAIINSIKDIYFVQVLIYLFFTLLFGLFTYLRYRAVNRLSFILVLVGFLLMLVTDGLTALNMFSPSFKYTLLSSSIIALAFNLSQFFIVVGLLKEYPQKSME; encoded by the coding sequence ATGCAAAAATTTTTATCTTTTAAGCTCATCAATTATTTAACCTTAATCATCGTAGTGATATTGGTTAATGTAGTTTTAAAATATGGTGGTGTTTCTGTTTATTACCGATATGTTGTAAAATCATTAGTTCCAATACTTATATTGCATTACTTCTTTAAATCTATTCAGAATTATAAGAGAGAAAAAGCTACACTAATAGTACTTGGGATACTATTATTTTTTATTGGTGACTTATTTTTTCTAGATCGCTATTCTACCTTAAGTTTTAATGTGGCTATAGTACTATTGGTTTTTGCCAAAATTTGTTTTATCGTTTGTTTTTTAAATTATGAAGATTTCAAGTTTAAGCGTTTATTGCCTTTTTTAATTTTCTGTAGTGCATATATGCTTTTTATATTAACAGCTATAATTAATAGTATAAAGGATATATATTTTGTACAGGTTTTAATATACTTGTTTTTTACGCTCTTATTTGGTCTATTTACCTATCTAAGGTATAGAGCAGTAAATAGACTTAGTTTTATTTTGGTTTTAGTGGGTTTTTTGTTGATGTTAGTTACAGATGGGCTAACAGCATTAAATATGTTTTCGCCGAGCTTTAAGTATACGTTATTAAGTAGTAGTATAATTGCCTTGGCATTTAATCTATCTCAGTTTTTTATAGTAGTTGGATTATTAAAAGAATATCCTCAAAAATCTATGGAATAA